A single Candidatus Eisenbacteria bacterium DNA region contains:
- a CDS encoding ATP-binding protein, with the protein MTRRVPIQIDVGNALRWLGTLYRNPADALKEHVSNAVDEHAKARLAGSATEPCRVRIVLEKRQVVIEYPYGMDRREFEAALQRVADSAKKQSDVAQIGRLGIGMFSFQQIGRKCTFYSKKTSVEDTVRVILSEGGDDAKFDSAPKRESLENPGIRIVISELKLDPTRSRGPLSVDKLAKLIGEKFDGFLRNGTLAVEVKCGDRVANAEPPRIDLPRLAENLAVSRIPWDPAKEVRLRLHFDPSGKGVVGIRHAGVEVVEDIKRLEAYGLEESVLASGYVGGTIEADFLEPLPARTGFEEGADWITFLAFLDKQIPQIEAEVGRLREEAREREISEIQREALRLAREILDAEDFRDLELLRGLARERKAPAEKDNAPAELPAAGPSGEGLPREPTGERSREPGDRKSPTGFRVNYEEVPFESGPSLHSRFAGGRIQVNDTNPDYAREMAGSDEAKLAYATLMIGKETIAHNDRSGRADEFLEKLLSFYFCMKHRISPAVAVAGKRGRGRPRKKPPE; encoded by the coding sequence ATGACAAGACGGGTCCCGATCCAAATCGACGTGGGGAACGCCCTTCGGTGGCTTGGGACTCTCTACCGCAACCCCGCCGATGCCCTGAAGGAGCATGTCAGCAACGCGGTGGACGAACACGCAAAGGCCCGGCTGGCCGGGAGTGCGACCGAGCCGTGCCGCGTGCGAATCGTTCTTGAGAAACGCCAGGTCGTCATCGAGTATCCGTACGGGATGGATCGGCGGGAGTTCGAAGCGGCCCTCCAACGAGTGGCCGATTCCGCCAAGAAACAGAGCGACGTCGCTCAGATCGGCCGGCTCGGCATCGGGATGTTTAGCTTTCAACAAATCGGGCGAAAGTGCACGTTCTATTCCAAGAAGACGAGCGTCGAAGACACGGTTCGCGTGATTCTTTCGGAAGGCGGGGACGACGCGAAGTTCGACTCGGCTCCGAAGAGAGAGTCTCTCGAGAATCCCGGGATTCGCATCGTGATCTCGGAGCTCAAGCTCGATCCGACACGCTCGCGCGGCCCCCTCAGCGTCGACAAGCTCGCGAAGCTGATCGGCGAGAAGTTCGATGGCTTCCTCCGAAACGGAACGTTGGCCGTCGAAGTGAAATGCGGCGATCGAGTCGCGAACGCCGAGCCGCCGAGAATCGATCTCCCGCGCTTGGCGGAGAATCTCGCCGTCTCGCGGATCCCGTGGGATCCCGCCAAAGAAGTCCGTCTCCGGCTTCACTTCGATCCATCGGGGAAGGGCGTCGTCGGGATTCGTCACGCGGGGGTCGAGGTCGTCGAGGACATCAAGCGGCTCGAGGCGTACGGGCTCGAGGAGAGCGTGCTCGCGAGTGGATATGTCGGCGGAACCATCGAAGCCGACTTCTTGGAACCGCTCCCGGCGCGGACCGGCTTTGAGGAGGGCGCGGACTGGATCACCTTTCTCGCGTTTCTCGATAAGCAGATTCCGCAGATCGAGGCGGAGGTCGGTCGGCTGAGGGAGGAGGCGAGGGAGCGGGAGATCTCGGAAATCCAGAGAGAGGCGCTTCGGCTCGCGCGCGAGATCCTCGACGCGGAGGACTTTCGCGACTTGGAGCTGCTCCGCGGTCTCGCTCGGGAGCGGAAGGCCCCGGCGGAGAAGGACAACGCTCCGGCTGAGCTTCCCGCCGCGGGGCCGAGCGGCGAAGGGCTCCCCCGAGAGCCGACCGGAGAGCGCTCTCGTGAACCGGGCGACCGGAAGAGTCCGACCGGCTTCCGCGTAAACTACGAGGAGGTCCCCTTCGAGTCCGGGCCTTCGCTCCACAGCCGGTTCGCCGGGGGCCGAATCCAGGTGAACGATACGAACCCGGACTACGCGCGCGAGATGGCCGGCTCGGACGAGGCGAAGCTCGCGTACGCAACTCTCATGATCGGGAAGGAGACGATCGCGCACAACGATCGCTCCGGTCGCGCCGACGAGTTCTTGGAGAAGCTGCTTTCGTTTTATTTCTGTATGAAGCATCGGATCTCGCCGGCGGTCGCCGTAGCGGGAAAGAGGGGAAGGGGACGCCCGCGGAAGAAACCGCCGGAGTGA
- a CDS encoding TIGR01777 family oxidoreductase — protein sequence MRVAITGSTGLIGAALIRALTADGHAVLRLVRRAPRAGEAEAAWNPSAGTIDRAAIEGTDAVVHLAGENIASGRWTPKRKRAILESRTVGTRLLAELLASLDRKPRVLVSVSGINYYGDRGNEILTEESAAGTGFLARVCIEWERAADPAREAGIRVVHPRLGLVLSSEGGALPKMLPIFRLGLGGRIGNGRQYMSAISIEDLVRAIAHLIDDDRLAGPVNLVMPSPLTNADFAAMLGRVLRRPAVLPVPSVVVSILFGEMGRETLLGSLRVVPAKLERAGFRFLHAGLESALRAACRR from the coding sequence ATGCGCGTCGCGATCACCGGATCGACCGGACTCATCGGAGCGGCGCTCATCCGCGCGCTGACGGCGGATGGACACGCGGTCCTCCGGCTCGTCCGGCGCGCGCCGCGCGCCGGGGAAGCGGAGGCCGCGTGGAACCCTTCCGCGGGAACGATCGACCGCGCGGCGATCGAGGGGACGGACGCCGTCGTTCACCTCGCCGGCGAGAACATCGCCTCGGGCAGGTGGACTCCGAAAAGGAAGCGCGCGATCCTCGAGAGCCGAACGGTCGGAACGCGACTCCTCGCGGAGTTGCTCGCCTCCCTCGATCGAAAGCCGCGGGTCCTCGTCTCCGTTTCAGGTATCAATTATTATGGGGACCGCGGGAACGAGATCCTCACGGAGGAGAGCGCCGCCGGGACCGGGTTCCTCGCCCGCGTATGCATCGAGTGGGAACGCGCGGCCGATCCGGCGCGCGAGGCGGGAATCCGCGTCGTCCACCCGCGCCTCGGGCTCGTTCTCTCCTCCGAGGGGGGCGCGCTCCCAAAGATGCTTCCGATCTTTCGCCTCGGTCTCGGCGGGCGGATCGGCAACGGCCGCCAGTACATGAGCGCGATCTCGATCGAGGATCTCGTCCGCGCGATCGCGCATCTGATCGACGACGACCGTCTCGCCGGCCCGGTCAACCTCGTGATGCCGTCCCCCCTCACGAACGCCGACTTCGCCGCGATGCTCGGGAGAGTTCTCCGGAGACCGGCGGTCCTTCCCGTTCCCTCCGTGGTCGTCTCGATCCTCTTCGGGGAGATGGGCCGCGAAACGCTCCTCGGAAGCCTTCGGGTCGTGCCCGCGAAGCTCGAGCGGGCGGGCTTCCGGTTCCTGCACGCGGGCCTCGAATCGGCGCTCCGAGCGGCATGCCGGCGATAG
- a CDS encoding DUF438 domain-containing protein → MSELINNREKRIETLKEIIRSLHEGADPESVKGRLKNIVRQTTGSEIVEMESRLIADGMSPDEVKGMCDLHSAVLRELMGEQAAPSTPPGHPIDTFVRENQAIRKATGRLREMLREAEDPSPLKGAGPSIADWRLAARDLFDIVKHYDRKENLLFSHLEKHGITGPSKVMWAKDDDVRKMIRALNDALAEEGLTPDEWRKSARDFVLPTAAAIEEMIFKEENILFPTSLEALTAEEWGEIYRDTPRYGYCLIEPGTEYRPPRAELAAYAGTLPPGGAVVFPSGALTEEQMLALFTVFPVDVTFVDAEDRVAFFSEGPDRVFARTRSIIGRKVQNCHPPSSVHIVERILSDFRSGAESLAEFWIQLHGKFVHIRYFAVRDPEGKYLGTLEVTQDATRIRSLEGERRLLEYENA, encoded by the coding sequence ATGAGCGAGCTGATCAACAACCGAGAGAAGCGAATCGAGACCCTCAAGGAGATCATTCGAAGCCTCCACGAGGGAGCCGACCCGGAGAGCGTCAAGGGGCGCCTCAAGAATATCGTCCGGCAGACGACCGGATCGGAAATCGTGGAGATGGAGAGCCGGCTGATCGCGGACGGCATGAGCCCCGACGAGGTGAAGGGGATGTGCGACCTTCACTCGGCCGTGCTCCGCGAGCTCATGGGGGAGCAGGCGGCGCCGTCCACTCCTCCGGGGCATCCGATCGACACGTTCGTCCGGGAGAACCAAGCAATCCGCAAGGCGACCGGACGGCTTCGCGAGATGCTCCGCGAGGCGGAAGATCCTTCGCCCCTCAAGGGAGCCGGTCCGTCGATCGCGGATTGGCGGCTCGCCGCTCGCGATCTCTTCGACATCGTGAAGCACTACGACCGGAAGGAGAACCTCCTCTTCTCGCATCTCGAGAAGCACGGCATCACGGGTCCCTCCAAGGTGATGTGGGCGAAGGACGACGATGTCCGCAAGATGATCCGCGCGCTGAACGACGCGCTCGCCGAGGAAGGGCTTACCCCCGACGAGTGGAGGAAGAGCGCGCGCGATTTCGTCCTGCCGACCGCCGCAGCGATCGAGGAGATGATCTTCAAGGAGGAGAACATCCTCTTTCCGACGAGCCTCGAGGCGCTCACCGCGGAAGAGTGGGGCGAGATCTATCGCGACACGCCCCGCTACGGTTACTGCCTGATCGAGCCGGGGACGGAGTACCGCCCGCCGCGAGCGGAACTCGCCGCGTACGCGGGCACGCTTCCTCCGGGCGGCGCGGTCGTCTTTCCGAGCGGAGCGCTCACCGAGGAACAGATGCTCGCGCTCTTCACCGTCTTCCCGGTGGATGTCACCTTCGTCGACGCGGAGGATCGCGTCGCCTTCTTCTCCGAGGGTCCCGATCGCGTCTTCGCCCGTACGCGCTCCATCATCGGCCGCAAGGTCCAGAACTGCCATCCGCCCTCGAGCGTGCACATCGTGGAGAGGATCCTCTCCGATTTTCGCTCCGGCGCAGAGAGCCTCGCGGAGTTCTGGATTCAGCTTCACGGGAAGTTCGTTCACATTCGATATTTCGCCGTGCGCGACCCGGAGGGGAAGTACCTTGGAACGCTCGAGGTCACGCAGGACGCGACCCGCATTCGCTCGCTCGAAGGGGAGCGTCGCCTTCTCGAGTACGAGAACGCATGA